A window of the Cystobacter fuscus genome harbors these coding sequences:
- the gmk gene encoding guanylate kinase produces the protein MNEPTVLQPGLLVVLSAPSGTGKTTLARHLLAEVPNALFSVSVTTRQPRGREQDGVDYHFVDVAAFQERIERGEFVEWAEVYGHFYGSPQSVVDEARARRGMAIFDIDVQGGLAIKRKHPDTVCIFVVPPSLEELERRLRERGTDAEDTIRRRMLAARSEIERGVSSYDYIIVNDNFDRAYGDLHSVVIAERCRQGRVDLSKLRLERSGS, from the coding sequence ATGAACGAGCCCACTGTTTTGCAGCCTGGTCTATTGGTGGTCCTCTCCGCGCCCTCGGGAACGGGGAAGACGACATTGGCGCGTCACCTGCTGGCCGAGGTGCCCAACGCCCTCTTCTCCGTCAGCGTCACGACCCGGCAACCGCGAGGACGGGAGCAGGATGGAGTGGACTACCACTTCGTGGACGTCGCCGCGTTCCAGGAGCGGATCGAGCGGGGTGAGTTCGTGGAGTGGGCCGAGGTGTACGGTCACTTCTATGGAAGTCCGCAGTCGGTGGTGGATGAGGCCCGGGCCCGGCGGGGGATGGCCATCTTCGACATCGACGTTCAGGGCGGGCTGGCGATCAAGCGCAAGCATCCCGATACGGTCTGCATCTTCGTGGTGCCGCCCTCGTTGGAGGAGCTGGAGCGGCGGTTGCGCGAGCGTGGGACCGACGCCGAGGACACCATTCGTCGTCGGATGTTGGCGGCCCGCTCGGAGATCGAGCGAGGTGTCTCCTCCTACGACTACATCATCGTGAACGACAACTTCGATCGGGCTTATGGAGATCTCCACTCGGTGGTGATTGCCGAGCGCTGCCGACAGGGCAGGGTGGATCTCTCCAAGCTCCGGCTGGAGCGCTCCGGGTCTTGA